From a region of the Sphingobacteriaceae bacterium genome:
- a CDS encoding CpsD/CapB family tyrosine-protein kinase, with protein sequence MKNPELIVAQKPDSISSEAFRTIRTRLQFSHISKGSKVILITSSAPGEGKTTISTNLAASFAQANKKSVIVDCDLRKPRLYSLFSDSDTEGFLDYLFGRVKYEKIIKKSEVRNLDFITAGSIPSNPSEILGSPVMKSFVEKLRSDYEIVIIDSLQ encoded by the coding sequence ATTAAAAATCCAGAATTAATTGTTGCTCAAAAACCAGATTCAATTTCAAGTGAGGCCTTTAGAACTATAAGAACCAGGCTGCAATTTTCACATATTTCTAAAGGATCAAAAGTCATTTTAATCACCTCCTCTGCACCTGGTGAAGGTAAAACAACAATTTCTACCAATTTAGCCGCTAGTTTTGCTCAGGCAAATAAGAAAAGCGTTATTGTTGATTGCGATCTCAGGAAGCCCAGGTTATACTCTTTATTCAGTGACAGTGATACTGAAGGATTTCTAGACTATTTATTTGGTCGGGTTAAGTATGAAAAAATCATTAAGAAATCTGAGGTAAGAAATTTAGATTTTATTACTGCAGGATCGATACCATCTAATCCGTCCGAAATTTTAGGTTCTCCGGTAATGAAATCTTTTGTTGAAAAACTGAGAAGCGATTATGAGATTGTTATAATTGATTCCCTCCAATAA
- a CDS encoding SLBB domain-containing protein, protein MVIILTSNVTAQITDAELGRGSFARSGLYDFSDPGTVNIKVAVWGYVSRPGKYIVPEYTTVSDLLSFAGGPNRDSELEDLRIYRTLENGKEEMIKFSYNDIMWESNLSTKTRFTPVLQASDILVIPGSPKLFWTDWFSIGMQIFSVALTILNLVLVINYYK, encoded by the coding sequence TTGGTTATTATTTTAACTTCTAATGTTACTGCCCAAATTACGGATGCAGAACTTGGAAGAGGCTCATTTGCCCGCTCTGGATTATATGATTTTTCCGATCCGGGAACAGTAAATATTAAAGTCGCAGTTTGGGGATACGTTTCAAGACCAGGAAAATATATTGTCCCTGAATATACAACTGTAAGTGATCTTCTTTCTTTTGCTGGAGGACCAAATCGGGATTCGGAATTGGAGGACTTAAGGATTTATCGAACGCTGGAAAATGGCAAAGAGGAAATGATCAAATTCAGTTACAATGATATAATGTGGGAAAGTAATTTAAGCACAAAAACTAGATTTACTCCTGTACTTCAAGCAAGTGATATTTTGGTAATTCCTGGAAGTCCAAAACTTTTTTGGACTGATTGGTTTAGCATCGGTATGCAGATATTTTCGGTTGCGCTAACCATTCTTAATTTAGTTTTAGTAATAAATTACTATAAATAA